In Rhodopirellula bahusiensis, the DNA window ATTAAGAAGAAAATGAAAACTCATCTACTCACGCTGGCCCTCGCTTGCACTACCTTCGTCGGCTGCTCGGAAAAAGACGTTCAAGTCTCTGAAGCGCCGGAATCATCCGAACCGATCGTGATGGATGAGTTGCCGCCGATGATGGACATGGGCGGACATCCCGAACACGGACCACACGGCGGTGAACTGGTCGAACTCGGCAAAGAAGCGTTTCACATCGAAATGATGCACGGCACCGGTGCGGTGGCGCTCTATGTGCTCGATGGCTCCGCAACCAAAGCGGTCGCGATCGAAGCCGAAAAACTAACCGTCAGCCTGAAGCATGACGGCGAGGTGAAATCGTTCGAGCTTCCCGCCGACCCGCAGGCCGAAGACGAATCCGGAAAATCTTCGCGTTTTACATCCACCAGCGCCGAGATGGACCAGTGGATGGAAGCCGGAGCCGAGGGAGCCGTCATCTTGCAGATCAACGGCAAGTCGTTCACAGGGAAGATTTCGCACGACCATGACCACGATCACGAAGGGCACAGCCATTAGGCAATAGGGAATAGGCGGCTCGGATTCTTCATTCCTCATTTCCCCAGTTGATTGCGGTGTGTCACCGTGATCGGCAAGGTTCCCGGCCTCGGATACGACTAGCCTCGCGAGGCCGGGAACCGCTTTTTGAATTGCTTCTACTATTTTCGACGAAAAGGAATTCGATCGACACCATAAAAACCGTTACCCGAATTGTTTGCCATCATGAACAAGAAACTGTCTCCCAACTGGACCCTCATCGGAGCCTGCCTCGCATCTGCGGTGTTAACCGGTGGCGCTGTCTATTTTAGCGTCCCTTATTGGTCCAGTGGATCAGTGGCTCAGGAGCAGGACTCTACCGGTGAAGGCGATGGGCATGGTCATGAAGACGGAGAAGAAGAAGGTCACGAAGGGGAAGGTGAGGAAGCCGTTGTCTCGCTGCCAAAAGAAATGTGGGAAGCCTCGAAGTTGGAGGTTGAACCGGCCACGCGGCAAACCGTCAACATCCAAACGTGGGCAACTGGCAAGCTGACGCTCAATGAAGACCGCAGTGCCAACATCTATTCCATCACCGAAGGGCGGGCACATGAAGTCCCGGTGAACCTTGGCGACCGTGTCGAGGAAGGGCAGACCTTGGCGATTATTGACAGTCGTGAAGTCGGCACGGCAAAACTAGAACTGTACCAAGCTCGGTTGCAGCAAAAGTTTGCCAAACAAGCCAATGATTTTTCCCAACAGGTGAAAACGAATGCCTTGCAGTTGATTGAGGCGCTCGACCGTAACGCGTCGGCCGAGGAGATCGAAAAGACACTTGGTGATAAGCCGATCGGAAAATATCGGGAACAATTGCTCGGCGCCTACACGACCCTTGTGCAGGCACAAGCAGATTTTGATCGGATCGAGCCCATTGCCAACACCGGTGCAATCGCTGGCAAACAACTGATCGAAGCCAGGGCGAATCTGAACACCGCGAAAGCAAGTTTCAATGCGGTTCTCGAACAACTGCGATTTGCCGTTCCGCAAGATGCCCTCGAGGCGGAGCAGGCGGTCCAACAAGCTCAACAAGCGGTTGAAGTCGCAAAGGCAAAACTGAATATCCTCGGTTACGAAGATGCCGAGCTTGAAGACATTCAGCCAGACCAAAAGGGGGGACACATCTCGCACTACGAAGTCGTCGCCCCCTTCGCGGGATCCATTATCGCCAAGAATGTGGTGCTGGCCGAACGCGTTGGAACTGACACCGAGATGTTCCGCTTGGCCGATTTGTCAACCGTTTGGGTGCAAGCTGACATCTATCAAAAAGACCTGCCCGCGATCGCGCAGCTTGGTGACACGTTGACTTTTCGCGCACCGACGGCGAGCGATGGTTCACTGCACACGCACACCGCGAAGATTTTTTACCGTGGCGACGTGCTTGATCCAGACACCCGGACGCTGCGTCTTCAGGCAGTTGCCGGCAACGAAGACCGGCACCTGAAGCCCGGAATGTTTGTCGAGATCGAAATACCGTCTCAGGATTCACAGAATATCCTGGCGATCCCCGAGTCGGCGATTCAAGAGATCGAGGATAAGAAGGTTGTTTTTGTTCAGCATAGTGAAACTGAGTTTCGTAAAGTGCCAGTTGTCACTGGGACATTGTCCGACGGCATCATCGAAATCCGCAAAGGATTGAAGGTTGGCGACAAAGTTGTCACCTCGGGCGGATTCGCATTGAAGTCGGAACTGATGAAGGGAGAGATCGGCCACGGTCACTAATTCATCATGATCAATCGCATCATTGACATCTCCCTGAACAATCGCATCGTCATCCTGCTGGGTGTCGTCTTGCTTGTCGTTGCCGGCATCTATTCGATGCTCCGGCTGCCAGTAGACGCGGTGCCTGACTTGACGAATGTGCAAGTCCAAGTACTGACCACTTCGCCGGCGCTCGGTCCGGTTGAAATGGAACAGTTTGTGACCTTCCCGGTCGAAACCGCGATGAGTGGCATTCCCAAGGTCACCGAGATTCGCAGTGTCACCCGCTTCGGCCTTTCCAATGTGACGGTGGTCTTCGAGGAAGGTACGGATATCTATTGGGCCAGGCAACTCGTCGGTGAAAGGTTGACCCAAGCACGCGCTGAAATCCCTTCCGACATCGGCGTGCCCACCATGGGGCCGATCGCGACGGGCATGGGTGAGATTTACCAGTTCGAGGTTCGCGCCAAAGAGGGTTACGACTACAGCCTCCAAGATTTGCGAACGATACTCGACTGGAACGTTGCGTTTCAATTGCGCGGTGTTCCGGGCGTCATCGAAGTCAACACGTTCGGCGGTGAACTGAAAACCTACGAGGTCCAAATCGACCCTAACGCGATGCTGAACTATGGCATCGCGTTGCAGCAGGTCTTCGATGCTTTGGACCGCAACAATGCCAACGCCGGTGGCGGGTACATCCAGCATTATGAAGAACAACGACTGATCCGCGCCGAGGGCTTGGTCGAATCACTCGATGATATCGCCAACATCGTTTTGGACAGCCGTGAGGATGGCACACCGATCCTCATTCGCGACATTGGCGAAGTGCAGTTTGCGCCGCTACTGCGACAAGGCTACGTCACGCGGGATGGACGTGGCGAAGCCGTCGTCGGAATTGTCATGATGCTGATCGGTGAGAATTCGCGGGTGGTCGTCGAGGACGTCAAGGCGGAAGTCGCCGAGATACAAAAGTCTCTACCCGAAGGTGTCTACATCGACCCATTCTACGACCGCACGGAGTTGGTCCAGCGAGCCGTCGATACGGTGGTGGAGAACGTCAGCGGCGGAGCGATCCTGGTCATCATCATGTTGTTCTTGCTCGTTGGCGACTGGCGGGCCGGTTTGATCGTCGCTTCGGCAATTCCGTTGTCGGCCTTGTTCACCTTCATGGCGATGAAATACTTCGGTGTATCGGCCAACCTGCTCAGCTTGGGCGCACTGGACTTCGGCATCATCGTCGATGGGTCCGTGGTGATGGTCGAGAACGTAATTCGACAGGTCGGATTGGCCAAGCAACGAAATCCCGATCTGCAAAAGGCACCGTTGAATGTATTCCGCGAAGCCAGCCATGAAGTTGCCCGACCGATCCTGTTCGCCGGTGCGATCGTGATCATCGTGTTCATTCC includes these proteins:
- a CDS encoding efflux RND transporter periplasmic adaptor subunit, with the protein product MNKKLSPNWTLIGACLASAVLTGGAVYFSVPYWSSGSVAQEQDSTGEGDGHGHEDGEEEGHEGEGEEAVVSLPKEMWEASKLEVEPATRQTVNIQTWATGKLTLNEDRSANIYSITEGRAHEVPVNLGDRVEEGQTLAIIDSREVGTAKLELYQARLQQKFAKQANDFSQQVKTNALQLIEALDRNASAEEIEKTLGDKPIGKYREQLLGAYTTLVQAQADFDRIEPIANTGAIAGKQLIEARANLNTAKASFNAVLEQLRFAVPQDALEAEQAVQQAQQAVEVAKAKLNILGYEDAELEDIQPDQKGGHISHYEVVAPFAGSIIAKNVVLAERVGTDTEMFRLADLSTVWVQADIYQKDLPAIAQLGDTLTFRAPTASDGSLHTHTAKIFYRGDVLDPDTRTLRLQAVAGNEDRHLKPGMFVEIEIPSQDSQNILAIPESAIQEIEDKKVVFVQHSETEFRKVPVVTGTLSDGIIEIRKGLKVGDKVVTSGGFALKSELMKGEIGHGH